The DNA region GTTCTTTGATCTGtctgtaataataaacatgtcaTCATTGGCAAACTTAACTGCACATGTCGTTCCCTTTCAGtggtgcatgctgggtaatatTTTACCTGTGTCCTTAGAACTGCGCAGGACTTTATCCTTTAAAGACAGTTTACTCATTCCAGTCTACTGTAATTCCTAGTAAATCCCAGAACTGGACTCTGATCTTCATGACTTATTTTGAACACGTGTCTTTTAGGAGAAGCGGGTTGCTCCTCTGATGGCTCACATAAGCCTGAGGTATGAAGTGgggttatttttgtgtgttattttgtagtTTTGGTGAGATTAGGCATGTGCTGAAAATCTGTTATATCTACTGTATCATAATACTATTAAAAACTTGAAGTCATAAATTACTGCAGTATTTTTTTATGTAGGAAAATTGCTCTAATATTTAATTAGAAAGGTTTTCCCTCCTAAATGTTTGAGGCAATATCcagagctagctagctatcttgCTAGCAAGTTGTGTATACTGCTTGTACCTTAGCTAGCTAAGTATAAACATCATCTGGTGTCAGTATTTGTGTTCACAAATATTACTGTTAATCAAATAAGTAAAAAATGTAGGAGGAAAGATGATATTTTAAAGCAATATTTTGTACTCTAATGTTTCCACCATTTCAGGCATTTGCTCGGATTGTTTATCCTAACCGTCGGTGTAAGTCGGTGTGTTACAAACGCTGAAGATGCCACCCAACCCAACTTCATACTCATGATGGTTGATGATCTGGGGATCGGGGACgttggttgctatggtaacgATACGATCAGGTGAATAAACCATGCACGTTTTGTCGTTGATGTTGTCGACTTGAATTTTCAGACAAGCTTGAAGTCTGACATCTGATTTGTGGTCAGAACCCCGAACATCGACAGGTTAGCGAAGGAAGGAGTGAAACTGACTCAGCACGTTGCCGCTGCTCCTCTCTGTACACCGAGCAGAGCTGCGTTCATGACGGGACGTCACGCTTTGCGTTCAGGTCTGTATCTATTAGCAAGTTCTCTCTTCACTTTACTTATGTACTTAATTGACAATATTTGCGATGATATTTGTCTTGGTTTGCTTGTATACAGTCAACTGCAGAAATTCTGACGCCCTTTTATGAAAGAACAGATGGAATGAGGTACCAGATAGCGATCTTTGCACTGGTGTCCTTCATCCTGTCACCTTAATACTAAGATGTCACTCTTCAACATAAATCCTCTTTCCACAACACCTTGCAGCTCAGGAGTCTTTCTTCATTCActtcctgcagcagcacagctTCCAGGCTCACACCTGAAGCACTGGTTCTCCAGCACAAAGGTTGCTTGAAGTCTGGATTCACCAGATCTGCCTCCCTGCACAATTTCCTCTTACTCGAGATGCTGGGAATCTGCCAGGCACTGCTCTTTGCAGATGGATGCTGAAGCTATTTCTGAGATCTGTGAGGAGGAGAATCTGGGAATGAACCTTCTATACCATCACACCATCCCCAGTACTTTTCCACCTGCAGCTGAATCACTCCAGCACAAGTATTAAAACCAAAGTAGCTGTTCTTGGTCTTTTGCCACTATACACGTCTTGAGGTTGACCAACTTCTGTGATTGACCTGTCTGAGGTGCTCTATCAACCAGGTGTGTAGCAGCAAATTTTTCTTTCCCCAGCAGAAACCTGTTCATGAGCCTCTAGAAGGTCGCTGGTGGTCCTTGCAATCCAAAAAGTATCACCAAAGGGTGTCCTAAAGGCTGTGAGCTAATACAACCTATGGCCCAAGGAGACCTGTTCCAGTTCCCCTATCACAGGTCCAACAACTCCAATAACACATCAGCCCATAGCACTGAAGACGGGCCAACCATGAGAGAGTCAAAAAGAAACTTGGGCACTAAGACAATGGGGCTAAATCTCATGACCTAGCATGTCCAATCCAGACACCAAGTAAATGCCCAAGAGGTGAACCCTCTTTCAGAGAAATCTGATGTTCTTCCAGGTTTCAAGCTATTTGCTAGATGAAGGGTGTCGTTGAACATTActtaaaatataacaaaaagcAGAGTCTCTTCAAGTGAGACTTTTGTTGCTTACTGACATGGTAAGCACGCAAGAGCTCAAACAGTCTCATCCTCCAGCAGTCTTCTCTTACAGTCACTTTGTGACTATCTATGAATATTCATGCTAATATCTTTCTCAGACACACTGGACAAAGAactatttgatttatttggggGAGGAGAATCTCTGAGCCTCAGGAACAAGGGTGTTATTCAAAATAGTTTTCTTTGTATCAGTGTAATGAACATCTGGTTCTTCTTATCTGGAGCTTCTTCCTCAGCACAgcataaaatgaaaagaataaaacactatgcACACTTTCTCTTCATCATTACCGTAATCCAGCCAAACTACAATGTTCACTTCTATATGAAGTTTTAATCCAAAatgtatatgaaatataaacatgaTCATTTTCATGGACGTAAATGCCTTGATGAAGTCCGTACCACTTTCTCGATAATATTTCCATCTAAGGTCTCGGAAGTACTGGAAGAGTGCAGGTGATCCTATTCCTCGGTGCTTCAGGAGGACTTCCTCCCAATGAAACCACGTTTGCCAGAGTCCTACAAAAGCAGGGTTACACCACAGGAATTGTGGGTAAGACAATCTTTCTGGTGTGGTTGGTGTGTAAAAGGTCAGTGCTaacgttttgtttttctttttgcttagGGATTAATGATTACTTTTTCATTCTGACCAGGAAAGTGGCACTTGGGAGTGAGCTGTAAGAGCAGGAACGATCACTGCCACCATCCCAACAGCCATGGTTTCGACTACTTTTATGGTCTTCCTTTCACCCTGTTTAATGACTGCAAACCTGGAAACGGCACTGATGTGCTCGGCGACCTTCAGGAGCTGCTGGGGCACATTTTCATGCTATTAGCGCTGGCAGTGTTGACGCTAATCATGGCTAAAATCTCTGGACTTCTGGAAATTGGCTCCAGAATGCTCATGTTCCTTGTCGTTGTTTGTGTTCTTGGCTTTTTGACTTGGTACATTCCGTTTGCGTTCTTACGAACCTGGAATTGCATCATCATGAGGAATCAGGATGTAGTGGAACAACCATTGAATCTGGACACGCTAGCCGAAAAGCTAATGAACGAGGCGGAGCAGTTTGTTGAGAGGTGAGGTAaatgtttgtaattttttttctagttttatTTGCTTGCAAGATTCTTACCAGatagcgtttaaaaaaaaaaagagtttgttTTTGCTAATAGTCCgcacaagcacattaatataaacctgtgatttgcggCTGCACTACTGTAAGAactgctgttagagaaagttCTAACCAATAGAAAACGCCTGCAGGAACCAGAACAGACCCTTTTTGctgtttctgtctctgcctCACGTCCACACGCCACTTCTCATCTCCAAACAGTTTGCAGGAAAAAGCAAACATGGCCTTTACGGAGACATCGTGGAGGAAGTGGACTGGATGATTGGTGAGAGAAATCTGGAGCTGGTTTACTTTAAATTtgtggtttattattttcctatgatttttttgttataaaatgttacagATTATGTTGTTGAGCTTCCTGCATCCTTGGACTTGTCCTGCACTGATCAAGCTGCACAGTAAAGTCATATAAGACCTAACATTAAATTGCAAAGAAAAAGCTAATCGTGTGAGAACAGGACGACCCGACGTCAGGCTTCTACGTTGAACCACCTTTCTCAATTTTCCTCTTGCAGGCAGAATGGTGAAGATTGTCGAGAAGCTGAATCTTTCTGAAAGGACTCTGATGTACTTCACGTCTGATCACGGAGGAGACATCTGGATATCTGACTCGGAGGGTCATAAAGGAGGCTGGAATGGAATTTATCGAGGTAAAGACCATTCTCCAGACCAAAACTGAACAAAACTAACTGCTGTTTTaggattcttcttcttttcttttatgaTTAGTCATTTCTCCTAGATTTCCTGGGGGGTGACTCTGTGCTAAATGGGCTACCAGGTGGGTGTGTTTGCGATAAAAAACGTCCTTCAGCTCTGTGCATTCGGTGCTCGGCCCACGTTCGGCTGTTTTGGTTACTGATGCAACATTTCCAGAAATCCTTATGCACTAAAACTGCAACTGACAAGAGTACAGCGGTGTTTTACATCAACCACCCAGGGAGAACAGTATCACAAACAATGTTGAGATCTGGAACTGGGCAGATGTACACCTTTTGCCTTGTGTATCTGCCTACATACTGGACTGTTGCAGTTAGAAAACTGATTACCGATTGTCTGGCtgcaggttccctgtgaccctgaaaaggataaagcggtatagaagatggatggatggatggttcagctatttcaaaacatttatagCAAAGCGGAAGTCGATCTGTCCAATATGGTGCACAGACAGGACAGAGATCGAGGCTCTGTGTCAGGATGCGTTCACACACGACTGACAAATAGCTGACCGACGATGACCCCTTTTTGTCCGAACAGACAATATTTCCACCTGTTATTGATGTTACTGATGAGTCCTCCATGACCATTGTCCATCGGACCAGACTCAGCTCATCACCACCATATCATCACTGAGGTTTCATCATTGTATATAGAACAAGATATCAGCACTTGTTTAAGGAATGCACTGTGCATAAATAAGTACAGTAAAATGCAACCTACCAGTTTTTCCGCTTTAAATGGTGCTCTGGGTGTCATGGCTGAAAGGCCTGATATCACCATCCCACTTACGCtgtgattttaatgttttgtgcagGTGGTAAAAACATGGCTGGCTGGGAAGGTGGCATTCGTGTTCCTGGAATATTCCGCTGGACAAATCATCTTCCAGCTGGAAAAATCGTTAATGAGCCAACCAGTTTAATGGACATTTTTCCTACCGTAGTGAACCTCGCAGGAGGACAGCTACCTAATGACAGGCTAGTACTCGTTACTCATTAACACAACCATCGGTCTGAATGTTCTGTTCACACTATTTACTTCATATATTTCCTTCCAGTGATAAGATATGTAGCTCCTAGCTATAGTCTTGTaatccagtggttttcaaagtgggggccggggcgcccgggggcctcaacaatttggtgtgcccatccctcccattagtatgttttctctttctcactctcagacaaccacacacacacacacacacacacagtcatttcctaatgtaatgtaaagatgtaagatgtaattattaataaaaaagggggatctattcagaagtctgtatttttaatgcgttttaaagacatcttgcaaaaggggggcctcggtcaaatgttaatgccatttggggggctttgccctggaaaagtttgggaacccctgttgTAATCAACAGCACGTAATTGTGACTCTTCTGTCTTTTAGTGAGAAATGAAGGAATTGCAAATAAttactgtttttgtgtgtgtgtgtgtgtgtgtgtgtgtgtgtgtgtgtgtgtgcgcttttaAGGATTCTGGATGGTCATGACCTGCTGCCGCTGTTGGAGGGAAAAACAAAGCGTTCGCAACACGAGTTCATGTTCCACTACTGTGGTGTTCATTTGAACGCGGTCCGCTGGCATCCTCCTgacagtgagtacacacactcacgcacacatacacacatacattaagGGTTTAAtgtttttgaggtttttttttgtaatttcttTAGGCGACTCAGTTTTCAAAGTGCACTTCTTCACTGTGAATTGCAACAGCACACAAATGTGCTTGTGTCACggtgacatcatcacacaccacgACCCGCCACTTGTCTTCgatgtgacctctgacccctcGGAGGCAGTGCCCTTGACGGTGGAGACAGAGGCACGTCACGGCGAGGTGCTGCAGCGGGTTCGAGATGCCGTGCAGGAACACCAGCAGACATTGACGCTCCCTGAGAACCAGCTGTCGTGGCCGAACGTGCTGTGGAAACCATGGTTACAGCCATGCTGCGGCATTTTCCCTTTCTGCTCCTGCTCAGAGACTTCGTGATCGCAGGCGCAGTTTTGGACGGAGGAAACTTTCTTAGCTCTGTTGGAGCCTAACATGACCCATTTAACCTTTTAATAAACGCAAATTGTTTAATGTGCTCAGTCCAGTTTCTCTAATAAACAGGTCCTTGAGAGTAAGTGTACGTTGAAAGCATGTGTGATTTGCAGCGACTTCATTTCCCGAGTTGTGTCCCAAATATCAcccctctccctcttttctaGAATGGAGAATCAtgagaaattttatttatttattaacacagGAGATCACTGCGAGTTTACATTATAGCCATGTActgtaaaatgtacagtaagttAGAGTAAGTTACAGTAAAGTATTGTAAATATACAGAactattttgtaaaatattgaCTGCACTTAAACAGTAATTTTACAgcggaaaatatattttaatactgCAAATCACAGTCTCATCACAGTAAAATAACATTGGATTACTGTAACATTGAAGTAAGATAATGCATAACAACTGCTGGAATAATTACACTAAATTAACATCAAAATAAGTGTACaattacagtgtgtatatagtcaAATAAAccccccacctcccaaaaacatgccagtaggtagatTGCCTTGCCTGTATTTATATCTACGATGGAAACCTCAACACAGAGCCAAATGGCAGATATCACTATTCACTTACCAAGCAATTTATCACTTGATAGCACTTTATAAAGTCATTCACACtgcacatgaaataaaaatacattgatATAAAAATCTCTCCAGTGGATTATCCTGCAAAaacgtgtgtttttttccccatgttaAGTCATTTATTATTCTCCCAATGTGACTAGTCCTGTTATACATAATGGGGCTACTGAGAGATATAACAGTGGGGATAATAGTCAGATTTAACACACAATCTTAgtgaatattgtttaaaaacgagaaaaaaattaatctaTACGATTAGCCgaaatataaaaatgtctaaTACACAGTCAGACTATAACAATAATTCTCACTTGCGTTTAACTCTCACGCTTAGCTGTTTCAACTAAACATCAAGATGCTCCAGTATCTCTTGTCCACATCACCCAGTTTCTCTCAATTATCACACCAGTTAATGGTTGAACGAGCTCGTAGCTACAGTAGATAcgctcatgaatattaatgagtcttCTCCTGCCATTCAATATTTTtgaattttgtaaataaaatacaaatccaTCTGACCTTTTCAAAACTACAAACTGCTGGTGGGGGGAAATTTAGAGCTTGTATTCTCCTCCACTGCAcagtttcacacacaacacacacatccagctaAACATTGCACCCAGGATTAACAGCATACAGTAAATACACCAGTCTTCAAAGTCtcactttatttaaagttatttaaaatacatcaataaatTTAAATCTATTCCAGATTCTACATTTAAACAGAttctacatttaaattaaaatgatgatTTTAAGCCCTGGAGTTGTGGGGGGAAAGTGTTATATTTGAACTTTAtcacattattttgatttaattagtttaatttagtttattgatttataaagaACATTTATATCCCACAGACAGAGGGAATTTCAGTAGTCCAACCTAGAtgttataaatgcatgaataacaGTTTCAAGGTCCCTCTTGGAGAGCATCATCTTGATTCTAGCAACAGATCTTAACGGAAAGAAACTGCTTTTTATTACAGCACTAATCTGCTTATCAAAGCACAGTGTCGAGTCAAAAATGACACCCAGGTTCTTGGCACAGTCGTACACATTAGAAGAGAGGGGACCAAACTGACTGACCCTGTCAGAGGACAGAGCTGATGGACCAAAGATGATTATTTCGGTTTTGTCATTGTTTAGCTGTAAAAAGTTCATGTTCATCCAGCGCTTAATGTCATGCAGACAGTCAAACAAACTAAACACAGAGCAGGTCTTACTTTTCACAGGTATATAAAGctgagtgtcatcagcatagaaaTAATAGGATAAGTGGTGTCTCTCAATAATATATGACCTAGAGGAAGCATAtatagagaaaagagaagaggaccCAAAAtggaaccctgaggaacacaaTAGGAAATTTGAGCACAGGATGAGAAACACTTCCCTACATTAACAGAAAAAGTTCTCTCCTTGAGATAAGAGGCAAACCACTCCAGCACAGACCCCTGAAAACCAACTACATGACCAAGTCTTTGTAAAAGGATAACATGATTTACTGTGTCAAATGCTGCACTCAAATCAAGCATGATTAAAATACAGCAAGAGTCAAGAGTGAGTAAGATTCAGTACTGTGAAGTTCCCTGAAACCGGACCGAAATGAATCAAAAATACTAAAAGGACTTTTTCCCAGACTTTTGAAATGGAAGATAGTTTGGAAATGGCTCAGTAGTTTTTCATGACATGCTGATCAAGATGATGATTTTTAACAGCGGTTGTACTATAGCATGTTTAAAAGTGACCTGCACCACCCCATTTACTAGAGAGGTATTAATAATAGCGGTCACGACCGGACTCAAAGCAGGAAAAGCCCCTTTAATATGAGAAGGAAGAACATCAAAAGAGCAGAAAGAGAATTTCATACtagaaataaaatcagaaagCTGTGAACGAGACACTAGTTGAAAAAGCAAATTactcagtgactacgtttacacggacagcagtaatctaattattgaccttaatctaagtaaggtaataatgtgattaaggtgtttacatgagtcgcttttagaatactcctgtcatgttcccgttttacatgttattgattataattagattaagagcccgcgtcattacgtcaccgcgccacgccgtccgacgtccctccagaatttcacgtatcaacatacagttcgtctttgttatggtaccgtatacagttttgggtgtttttatttaaatttttacgaacgcttcaagtgcagttaattatttgtcattctatacgtgcaaatagacgactgcttgaagccgtgggctgcgtctcaaatcgcatacttacctactgtatagtagccgagatgcatgtatttttccccactacaggcctatagtaggcaagtatgcagtttgggacacagccgaacgctcttgtttgccgtaaaacgtaaaactgccgtgtgtgatcgtgtcctgtcgcaaaatgcggtgaaaactctcacacgacgttcataatgtgattaaggtgtttacatgtctgtaatgcacgtccataatgcgattaaaacaggagtaatccacctgtcttaattcgattagagcttaattagattatgaccttaattagattaaggttgctgtttacatggtagtttcttagtcaaattatggtcttaattagattaagagtggattattgttgtccatgtaaacgcagtcattATTTCAAAACAGTATGCCATTATTTTAACTTAAAATCACTTCAAATTCAATTAataacttaaaaatatataaatactttGACATTATCTTAATATTAGTACTCAGAATAATTAAATGCTATCAATAtttccaattttcacattttttatttaatttataaggTGAGtcgaaataataatataacacttcaaaataaattccacaatgAAGTGTTCAGTGCTTCAGTAAAAACAGACTTTcacaaagaacatgaatctTTTCATCAGCAATATTTCATTAATGAATTGGAATAAAACAATATCAGCTCTAACTGATCTGATTCACTCTTACAGAGCACTGAAGTGGGAGGATCTTTACAGGAGATTTATTACAATCAACAGCTATAAATGGCAGTAATTTatcagtaaatgtgtgtgtgaaagtgtgtatgtgtgtgttagtgagagggTCAGAGAACGACAGCTTTCCTCTGTTCCAGTCCAGCTGCACTCTGATCCTCTGGAGCTTCTGTGTTACTGAGAGGAGAGTGAGTGGCTGTGGTGTAGAACGTGTTCCATATTTAACATCATAATACCACACACACCAGATTCCACTTCTGGAGGATatctctcccttcctctgagCAGATTCTGTCATCACACCCACTAACCACCCTGTACAGTCTCCTACTTCAACGTCCCAGCAGTGTGTCCCTGAGTTAAAGACCTCAGAGCCCAGGATACAGCCATAATCATCAAATCTCTCTGGATTATCAGGAAGCTTCTGTTTCTCATCACTGCGTCTCACACTGGTCAGATCATCAGATACAATGAGTTTAGgatgagcagtgttggggtCCAGAGTTACAGgtgctgaaaacacacacacacacacgcacacacacagacacacacacaggaataagaaataaaatctacaaaagAAAACCCATTGTGACTGTACATTGTGTCTTTTCCACTTCATTAGATTccctttttacattttgtttcgATAGAGCTAAGCTAACTTAAACATTACGTTAGCATGGAACTAGTTAACATTAGCATGAACCAGTGTTTCTCAACCGGGGGTGGTCAACCCCTAGCGATCTGCGTCGTAATTGCATGGGGTCTTTGGGAAAGTTTTtaaattgttatatatatatatatattgttaaatgtatcaaaatatattcagatATATCATATGCCCATCAAATGTAAGAACAATTTACGATacgttttaaaatgaaccaaTCTGGTTATTcgtgtgcattcacaaatatcacactAGATAACGATCgctcattgatggatttattttaaatttctttacaaattaaatgataaTTGGCAAAAACCtgtgagtggtagacaagttcaagtgttgtattgatggataaaataaacaaaaggtaattcagagagtcaaattaaatgtcacaccaacaacaaaatgtaaattttttttaataaaatcttgaaatgttttgattcaactTTAAATGTCcgatgttaatattattaatgttaaatattaataaaataaagtaacatatatagaaatgactgttaaatatatagattataattgttgtggagtgaggggatccttgtggattgttcaaAATATGCTATgggtccagagctcacaaaaggttgagaaccactggcctAAACCAAGGAAATGATAAGTGTAATtacaatattaatgaataaacatatataaccGGGTGTATTTAAattacaaatgtaaacaatcTTTATAAGAATTGTGAATCTAAAACTTTTGTAAGCCGCTGCAACGATCCATTTTTACACTCGCGCTTCAACCACTGAACAGTCTGACGCATCAGAAgcctttcaaaataaaagttcccttacattacattacatgagATCAGAAGGAAAGTCCCACACATATGTAGGTTAAATGTTTTtacaatgacaacaacaacatgttAAGTCGCAACGAACTCGCAGCGGCAGTTCTCAGAATGTAGTGCCGCCTACAAACATGGTGgacgagaactacacttccGAGCCGTGCCCACGCTCGAGTTTGCCGGAGTACTGAGTGCGAACACCTGTCAGCATTTCAGCTAAGTAAACGCTCAGTTCTCGTAACTCAGTTGTTTGACCAAGCCTTTATCTACATTCTGGATTTTCCTGGTTTtcggatttatctgcctgtttATCGGTTACGATTCCCTGGTCTGCCTTGTTTGGATTGTTCACCTGATCGCCTGACTTCTGTCTGTCTTCCATGCTTACTCTTCCGTCGATTCTACGCACGCTACCCTGCCCGTCCGTGCTTGTCTCCAACAGGTATTgttacacaacaacaacaacaataataataataataataataataataataataattgttattattattattattactaatactactactacataacATTATACAAATGAAACATCATTATAATGACTACATTAGGGTTACTAACAAAGGCAGAAAACCAATGGTGgggaaaaaactgaaaaaaaactattcatgttttaacacacacacacacacacacacacacacacaaagaaagaaagaaaggaagattCTTACTGTATTGGACAGTGTCCTGCATCTTCTCCCAGACTCTGAACTTCAGGTTGTCCAGATGTTTTGCCACATGGACCAGTGGTACTGAAAGCTCCTCTGGATGCTGCAGTGTGCACTGAGCTCTGCAAAAACATTCAGGTGTCAGTGCTGCTGTGGGTTTGGAGTCAGAAAcacagagaacgagagagacaggaagcacATCACTCACCTTCTCACTGTGGCCTTGTAGTTCTGtaaaacaacaaagcaaataTCAGTGGATCTGATTGACATTTTTACACCACTGAAATGTGACGTTTCTGATGAGGGAAAGAAGTTTTACTTTctcacagtataaatactgaCTAAATGATCCTCACTTGTAAGAACGAGACGTCTTCagctctcatctcctcttctaCGCCTCTGATTGTgtctgaacattttatttaccttaCGGTCTGTTAATGCCTCATCAATGGGGCAGAATTTATGGTTGGTGTGTATTTTTGAAGTCtgacacaccaaacacaccGGCTGTTGATCATCCAGACAGAAGAGTTTGAGTTTCTCACTGTGCAGACTGCAGACTGTTTCAGACGCTGATGAAGATCTCTGACTTCTCTCCTGTAAGAAAGTCTCACACAGGTTCTTTAAAGCCAGATTTGTGGGAGGTTCCTCCATAGATGACTTCCTCCTACAAACAGGACATTCTCTGGATCCTTTGGTCTCCCAGAACTTCTGcaaacacactttacacacactgtgACTGCAGCGCAGAACAACAGGATCCGTGAAGATTTCACAGCACACAGGACAAGAGAAATCCTCCTCTGAAAACTTAGAAGCCATTTtattttgctgctgttgttgttctctCCAGTCCGAATGTTCAGATTCACTTTCACGTTGATCAAAAGTAATCACACCCTGATTTCAGGTTTGTTTAAAGTTAATATACAACTTTGCAGGTCCAGTTAGTAATCACTTCCTTtcacagagctgaaaatgagACTCAGAATTctctggaataaagttggtctGTTGGATGTTCggtattcgcggatatgcggcaattaagggaccgtctctaaagttacatacgacattgtaatacacgtttctaacttcaatagcatttgaagggaatgacttacagtcatataaccaactggaaagtgttcatccaggtgtcaggtatgatgcacacctcttagatttctgatatttaaccctacaatgcatgaaccaaaaaaaccttcacgaatgcataaagggggtcaaaatgacccatactggattgaatggttttcttcaaaaaatagatgtcctattaatgaaataatatatatatatatatatatatatatatatatatatatatatatatatatatacacacacacacgtatgtatgtatgttatatttatatgtatatattgcaaaaatcatgaaatcttGATCCTgatctataaatataaataaataaatatataatataatatataatgtaaatataattaatacataGACAAATAATTAAGAGAAGAAAATATACATGaattacatgaat from Ictalurus furcatus strain D&B chromosome 6, Billie_1.0, whole genome shotgun sequence includes:
- the LOC128609285 gene encoding LOW QUALITY PROTEIN: nuclear factor 7, ovary-like (The sequence of the model RefSeq protein was modified relative to this genomic sequence to represent the inferred CDS: deleted 1 base in 1 codon) → MASKFSEEDFSCPVCCEIFTDPVVLRCSHSVCKVCLQKFWETKGSRECPVCRRKSSMEEPPTNLALKNLCETFLQERSQRSSSASETVCSLHSEKLKLFCLDDQQPVCLVCQTSKIHTNHKFCPIDEALTDRKVNKCSDTIRGVEEEMRAEDVSFLQNYKATVRRAQCTLQHPEELSVPLVHVAKHLDNLKFRVWEKMQDTVQYTPVTLDPNTAHPKLIVSDDLTSVRRSDEKQKLPDNPERFDDYGCILGSEVFNSGTHCWDVEVGDCTGWLVGVMTESAQRKGEISSRSGIWCVWYYDVKYGTRSTPQPLTLLSVTQKLQRIRVQLDWNRGKLSFSDPLTNTHIHTFTHTFTDKLLPFIAVDCNKSPVKILPLQCSVRVNQIS
- the arsh gene encoding arylsulfatase D; this translates as MKPFGIQPERVGKRARERYSDPELFDRFLFGSLKQHRGAKGEKRVAPLMAHISLRHLLGLFILTVGVSRCVTNAEDATQPNFILMMVDDLGIGDVGCYGNDTIRTPNIDRLAKEGVKLTQHVAAAPLCTPSRAAFMTGRHALRSGLGSTGRVQVILFLGASGGLPPNETTFARVLQKQGYTTGIVGKWHLGVSCKSRNDHCHHPNSHGFDYFYGLPFTLFNDCKPGNGTDVLGDLQELLGHIFMLLALAVLTLIMAKISGLLEIGSRMLMFLVVVCVLGFLTWYIPFAFLRTWNCIIMRNQDVVEQPLNLDTLAEKLMNEAEQFVERNQNRPFLLFLSLPHVHTPLLISKQFAGKSKHGLYGDIVEEVDWMIGRMVKIVEKLNLSERTLMYFTSDHGGDIWISDSEGHKGGWNGIYRGGKNMAGWEGGIRVPGIFRWTNHLPAGKIVNEPTSLMDIFPTVVNLAGGQLPNDRILDGHDLLPLLEGKTKRSQHEFMFHYCGVHLNAVRWHPPDSDSVFKVHFFTVNCNSTQMCLCHGDIITHHDPPLVFDVTSDPSEAVPLTVETEARHGEVLQRVRDAVQEHQQTLTLPENQLSWPNVLWKPWLQPCCGIFPFCSCSETS